In Corylus avellana chromosome ca2, CavTom2PMs-1.0, the following proteins share a genomic window:
- the LOC132172554 gene encoding phospholipase A(1) LCAT3 isoform X2, protein MFGKLSSCPCFGEWSSDTTETDLDPVLLVSGMGGSILHSKKKKFGFETRVWVRILLADLEFRKKLWSVYNPATGYTETLDDATEIVVPDDDYGLYAIDILDPSLVIKLIHLTEVYHFHAMIDMLVKCGYKKGTTLFGYGYDFRQSNRIDKLMEGLKVKLKAAHEASGGRKVNIISHSMGGLLVLCFLSLHNDVFSKYVNKWICIACPFQGAPGCINDSLLTGLQFVEGFESFFFVSRWTMHQLLVECPSVYEMLANPEFKWKKQPEIQVWRKHSVDGEASVDLESYSPIESITLFEEALRRNELNYDGQTVALPFNFEILKWAAGTRQVMYDAKLPDGVCFYNIYGTSFDTPFDVCYGSETSPIEDLSEICHSMLFVPAPVFLC, encoded by the exons ATGTTCGGAAAGCTCTCTTCCTGTCCGTGCTTCGGAGAATGGAGCTCCGACACTACCGAGACCGATCTCGACCCGGTTCTGCTCGTCTCTGGCATGGGAGGCTCCATTCTCCActccaagaagaagaagttcGGGTTCGAGACCCGGGTCTGGGTCCGGATCCTACTGGCGGACCTCGAGTTCAGGAAGAAGCTCTGGTCTGTCTATAACCCTGCCACAG gTTATACAGAAACATTGGATGATGCAACTGAAATTGTAGTTCCCGATGATGATTATGGGCTGTATGCAATTGATATTTTAGATCCGTCATTG GTGATAAAACTTATACATTTGACAGAGGTATATCATTTTCATGCTATGATTGATATGCTTGTTAAATGTGGGTATAAGAAGGGAACCACACTATTTGGATATGGTTATGATTTCCGGCAAAGCAATAG AATTGACAAGTTAATGGAAGGTCTTAAAGTGAAGTTGAAAGCTGCTCACGAAGCTTCTGGTGGTAGAAAAGTCAATATAATTTCACATTCAATGGGTGGGCTGCTAGTGTTGTGTTTCCTGTCACTCCATAATGAT GTATTTTCCAAGTATGTGAATAAGTGGATTTGCATTGCGTGCCCTTTTCAAG GTGCACCAGGATGCATCAATGATTCACTCTTAACTGGATTGCAGTTTGTTGAAGGTTTTGAAAGCTTCTTTTTTGTATCAAGGTGGACAATGCACCAGCTG TTGGTTGAGTGCCCATCAGTCTATGAGATGTTGGCAAATCCAGAATTTAAGTGGAAAAAACAGCCAGAAATTCAAGTTTGGCGAAAGCATTCCGTGGATGGGGAAGCTTCTGTTGATTTGGAATCCTATAGCCCAATTGAAAGTATCACTCTGTTTGAAGAAGCACTGAGGCGTAACGAG CTAAATTATGACGGACAAACAGTAGCTTTGCCCTTTAACTTTGAGATTCTCAAGTGGGCTGCTGGCACTCGCCAAGTTATGTATGATGCTAAATTACCGGATGGGGTCTGCTTCTATAACATTTATGGAACATCATTTGACACACCTTTTGATGTTTG CTATGGTTCGGAAACATCTCCAATTGAGGACTTGTCTGAAATATGCCACTCAATG TTGTTTGTTCCAGCCCCAGTATTCTTATGTTGA
- the LOC132169042 gene encoding LOW QUALITY PROTEIN: AP2-like ethylene-responsive transcription factor BBM2 (The sequence of the model RefSeq protein was modified relative to this genomic sequence to represent the inferred CDS: inserted 2 bases in 1 codon), giving the protein MASMNWLGFSLSPQELPQQPSDHHHHHHHHQDDSQNTVSRLDFNSDDISGTDVSGDCFNLTSDSTAPSLNHLPPPFGILEAFNRNNHQPQDWNMKGLGMNSSNNYKTTSSELSMLMGNSQSLENQQQPKLENFLGRHSFAHHETAAAAYNNTTDYMFNNSSLHLPSDGDGGSGGGSGGCGSTSLHNNSSIGLSMIKTWLRNQPAPPPPQPQPDNKNDSGGGGGSGGASGGNLTSSAQTLSLSMSTGSQSSSTLPLLSAAGGGSGGESSSSDNKPPNTTTGVDSQTGAIEAVPRKSIDTFGQRTSIYRGVTRHRWTGRYEAHLWDNSCRREGQTRKGRQVYLGGYDKEEKAARAYDLAALKYWGTTTTTNFPISNYEKELEEMKHMTRQEYVASLRRKSSGFSRGASIYRGVTRHHQHGRWQARIGRVAGNKDLYLGTFSTQEEAAEAYDIAAIKFRGLNAVTNFDMSRYDVKSILESSTLPIGGAAKRLKDVEAQAEMITVDGQRRDHHDTITSSHLTDGINSYGAHQAAAGWPTIAFQQPHQTPYVHYPYGGGGGQRVWCKQEQDSSDHTSFQDLHQLQLGNTHNFFHQNSVLHNLMGMESAAAASMEHSNGGGVGYHGNGSNGGGYVIPMSTVIGNDGGNNNGFVGESDDQVKAMGNYENHVFPSSTDAYHASRNVYYHLAQQSSPAVVKATGYDQGSTCNNWVPTAVPXRSNNMGVLCHGAPTSTVWNDRDEDHRIGGNK; this is encoded by the exons atggCTTCTATGAACTGGTTGGGTTTCTCTCTTTCCCCTCAAGAACTCCCACAGCAGCCTtctgatcatcatcatcatcatcatcatcaccaagATGACTCTCAAAACACAGTCTCTCGCCTTGATTTCAACTCCGACGACATCTCCGGCACTGATGTCTCCGGCGACTGCTTCAATCTCACTTCTGACTCCACCGCTCCTTCCCTCAACCACCTTCCTCCTCCTTTTGGCATACTTGAAGCATTCAATAGAAATAATCATCAACCCCAAG ATTGGAATATGAAGGGTTTAGGGATGAACTCAAGTAACAACTACAAGACCACCTCGTCAGAGCTGTCTATGCTAATGGGTAATAGCCAGAGCCTTGAAAACCAACAGCAGCCAAAGCTGGAGAACTTCCTCGGCCGACACTCTTTTGCCCATCACGAAACTGCCGCCGCCGCATACAATAACACCACTGACTACATGTTCAATAACTCTTCCTTACACCTTCCATCCGACGGTGACGGTGGCAGTGGTGGTGGCAGTGGCGGCTGCGGCAGTACCAGCCTCCACAACAATAGCTCCATTGGCTTGTCTATGATCAAGACCTGGTTGAGGAACCAACCGGCACCGCCTCCGCCGCAGCCTCAGCCGGATAACAAGAATgatagtggtggtggtggcggcaGCGGTGGTGCAAGTGGCGGAAACCTAACAAGTAGCGCACAAACGTTGTCGCTTTCGATGAGCACCGGGTCGCAGTCCAGCTCGACTTTGCCGCTTCTTAGCGCCGCTGGCGGAGGGAGCGGTGGAGAGAGTTCTTCGTCGGATAATAAGCCGCCAAACACAACAACAGGCGTTGATAGCCAAACCGGCGCCATCGAGGCGGTGCCAAGAAAGTCGATTGATACATTTGGACAGAGAACTTCTATATACCGTGGTGTAACAAG GCATAGATGGACGGGCAGATACGAGGCTCATCTATGGGATAATAGTTGTAGAAGAGAGGGACAAACTCGTAAGGGAAGGCAAG TTTATTTGG GAGGTtatgacaaagaagaaaaggcaGCTAGGGCTTATGACTTAGCAGCATTGAAATATTGGGGTACCACTACCACCACAAATTTCCCA ATTAGCAACTACGAAAAAGAGTTGGAAGAAATGAAGCACATGACAAGGCAAGAGTATGTTGCGTCTTTGCGAAG GAAGAGCAGCGGGTTTTCAAGGGGTGCATCCATTTATAGAGGAGTAACAag ACACCACCAGCATGGGCGATGGCAAGCAAGGATTGGAAGAGTTGCAGGAAACAAAGACCTTTACTTGGGAACTTTCA GCACCCAAGAGGAAGCTGCAGAGGCATATGACATTGCTGCCATCAAGTTCCGTGGACTGAATGCAGTAACAAACTTTGACATGAGCAGATACGACGTGAAAAGCATACTGGAGAGCAGCACTTTGCCCATCGGAGGGGCTGCAAAGCGGCTGAAAGATGTTGAGGCGCAGGCTGAAATGATCACTGTTGATGGCCAAAGAAGAGATCATCATGACACCATCACTTCTTCTCACCTAACCGATGGCATCAACAGCTACGGCGCCCACCAGGCTGCAGCAGGGTGGCCGACTATTGCCTTTCAGCAACCTCATCAAACACCTTACGTGCATTACCCATATGGGGGAGGAGGAGGGCAGAGGGTTTGGTGCAAGCAAGAGCAAGATTCTTCTGACCACACCAGCTTCCAAGATCTTCATCAGTTGCAGCTGGGAAACACCCACAATTTCTTTCACCAAAACTCTGTTCTCCACAACCTCATGGGCATGGAGTCGGCGGCCGCCGCTTCAATGGAGCACAGCAATGGAGGAGGAGTTGGGTATCATGGAAATGGCAGCAATGGTGGTGGGTATGTAATCCCCATGAGTACGGTGATTGGTAATGATGGAGGAAACAACAATGGGTTTGTTGGGGAGAGCGATGATCAGGTGAAGGCGATGGGTAATTACGAGAATCATGTGTTTCCGTCGTCGACGGACGCTTATCATGCCAGCAGGAACGTCTATTATCATCTCGCCCAACAATCATCGCCGGCAGTGGTTAAGGCTACCGGATATGATCAGGGGTCCACGTGTAATAACTGGGTCCCAACTGCCGTTCC ACGGTCAAACAATATGGGTGTACTTTGCCATGGAGCTCCAACGTCCACAGTTTGGAATGACAGGGATGAAGATCATCGGATAGGGGGGAACAAGTGA
- the LOC132172554 gene encoding phospholipase A(1) LCAT3 isoform X3: MFGKLSSCPCFGEWSSDTTETDLDPVLLVSGMGGSILHSKKKKFGFETRVWVRILLADLEFRKKLWSVYNPATGYTETLDDATEIVVPDDDYGLYAIDILDPSLVIKLIHLTEVYHFHAMIDMLVKCGYKKGTTLFGYGYDFRQSNRIDKLMEGLKVKLKAAHEASGGRKVNIISHSMGGLLVLCFLSLHNDVFSKYVNKWICIACPFQGAPGCINDSLLTGLQFVEGFESFFFVSRWTMHQLLVECPSVYEMLANPEFKWKKQPEIQVWRKHSVDGEASVDLESYSPIESITLFEEALRRNELNYDGQTVALPFNFEILKWAAGTRQVMYDAKLPDGVCFYNIYGTSFDTPFDVWYLWFGNISN; the protein is encoded by the exons ATGTTCGGAAAGCTCTCTTCCTGTCCGTGCTTCGGAGAATGGAGCTCCGACACTACCGAGACCGATCTCGACCCGGTTCTGCTCGTCTCTGGCATGGGAGGCTCCATTCTCCActccaagaagaagaagttcGGGTTCGAGACCCGGGTCTGGGTCCGGATCCTACTGGCGGACCTCGAGTTCAGGAAGAAGCTCTGGTCTGTCTATAACCCTGCCACAG gTTATACAGAAACATTGGATGATGCAACTGAAATTGTAGTTCCCGATGATGATTATGGGCTGTATGCAATTGATATTTTAGATCCGTCATTG GTGATAAAACTTATACATTTGACAGAGGTATATCATTTTCATGCTATGATTGATATGCTTGTTAAATGTGGGTATAAGAAGGGAACCACACTATTTGGATATGGTTATGATTTCCGGCAAAGCAATAG AATTGACAAGTTAATGGAAGGTCTTAAAGTGAAGTTGAAAGCTGCTCACGAAGCTTCTGGTGGTAGAAAAGTCAATATAATTTCACATTCAATGGGTGGGCTGCTAGTGTTGTGTTTCCTGTCACTCCATAATGAT GTATTTTCCAAGTATGTGAATAAGTGGATTTGCATTGCGTGCCCTTTTCAAG GTGCACCAGGATGCATCAATGATTCACTCTTAACTGGATTGCAGTTTGTTGAAGGTTTTGAAAGCTTCTTTTTTGTATCAAGGTGGACAATGCACCAGCTG TTGGTTGAGTGCCCATCAGTCTATGAGATGTTGGCAAATCCAGAATTTAAGTGGAAAAAACAGCCAGAAATTCAAGTTTGGCGAAAGCATTCCGTGGATGGGGAAGCTTCTGTTGATTTGGAATCCTATAGCCCAATTGAAAGTATCACTCTGTTTGAAGAAGCACTGAGGCGTAACGAG CTAAATTATGACGGACAAACAGTAGCTTTGCCCTTTAACTTTGAGATTCTCAAGTGGGCTGCTGGCACTCGCCAAGTTATGTATGATGCTAAATTACCGGATGGGGTCTGCTTCTATAACATTTATGGAACATCATTTGACACACCTTTTGATGTTTGGTAT CTATGGTTCGGAAACATCTCCAATTGA
- the LOC132172554 gene encoding phospholipase A(1) LCAT3 isoform X1, whose translation MFGKLSSCPCFGEWSSDTTETDLDPVLLVSGMGGSILHSKKKKFGFETRVWVRILLADLEFRKKLWSVYNPATGYTETLDDATEIVVPDDDYGLYAIDILDPSLVIKLIHLTEVYHFHAMIDMLVKCGYKKGTTLFGYGYDFRQSNRIDKLMEGLKVKLKAAHEASGGRKVNIISHSMGGLLVLCFLSLHNDVFSKYVNKWICIACPFQGAPGCINDSLLTGLQFVEGFESFFFVSRWTMHQLLVECPSVYEMLANPEFKWKKQPEIQVWRKHSVDGEASVDLESYSPIESITLFEEALRRNELNYDGQTVALPFNFEILKWAAGTRQVMYDAKLPDGVCFYNIYGTSFDTPFDVCYGSETSPIEDLSEICHSMPQYSYVDGDGTVPAESVKADGFAAVERVGVPASHRGLLHDKTVFKYIQKWLGVDPKVSKHLKSSKVVDASN comes from the exons ATGTTCGGAAAGCTCTCTTCCTGTCCGTGCTTCGGAGAATGGAGCTCCGACACTACCGAGACCGATCTCGACCCGGTTCTGCTCGTCTCTGGCATGGGAGGCTCCATTCTCCActccaagaagaagaagttcGGGTTCGAGACCCGGGTCTGGGTCCGGATCCTACTGGCGGACCTCGAGTTCAGGAAGAAGCTCTGGTCTGTCTATAACCCTGCCACAG gTTATACAGAAACATTGGATGATGCAACTGAAATTGTAGTTCCCGATGATGATTATGGGCTGTATGCAATTGATATTTTAGATCCGTCATTG GTGATAAAACTTATACATTTGACAGAGGTATATCATTTTCATGCTATGATTGATATGCTTGTTAAATGTGGGTATAAGAAGGGAACCACACTATTTGGATATGGTTATGATTTCCGGCAAAGCAATAG AATTGACAAGTTAATGGAAGGTCTTAAAGTGAAGTTGAAAGCTGCTCACGAAGCTTCTGGTGGTAGAAAAGTCAATATAATTTCACATTCAATGGGTGGGCTGCTAGTGTTGTGTTTCCTGTCACTCCATAATGAT GTATTTTCCAAGTATGTGAATAAGTGGATTTGCATTGCGTGCCCTTTTCAAG GTGCACCAGGATGCATCAATGATTCACTCTTAACTGGATTGCAGTTTGTTGAAGGTTTTGAAAGCTTCTTTTTTGTATCAAGGTGGACAATGCACCAGCTG TTGGTTGAGTGCCCATCAGTCTATGAGATGTTGGCAAATCCAGAATTTAAGTGGAAAAAACAGCCAGAAATTCAAGTTTGGCGAAAGCATTCCGTGGATGGGGAAGCTTCTGTTGATTTGGAATCCTATAGCCCAATTGAAAGTATCACTCTGTTTGAAGAAGCACTGAGGCGTAACGAG CTAAATTATGACGGACAAACAGTAGCTTTGCCCTTTAACTTTGAGATTCTCAAGTGGGCTGCTGGCACTCGCCAAGTTATGTATGATGCTAAATTACCGGATGGGGTCTGCTTCTATAACATTTATGGAACATCATTTGACACACCTTTTGATGTTTG CTATGGTTCGGAAACATCTCCAATTGAGGACTTGTCTGAAATATGCCACTCAATG CCCCAGTATTCTTATGTTGATGGAGATGGAACAGTTCCTGCTGAATCAGTAAAG GCTGATGGATTTGCAGCAGTTGAAAGAGTAGGAGTGCCTGCTAGTCACCGTGGATTGTTACATGACAAAACAGTTTTTAAATATATCCAAAAATGGTTGGGGGTTGATCCAAAGGTCAGCAAGCATTTGAAGTCTTCCAAAGTGGTAGATGCTTCAAATTAG